In Salisediminibacterium beveridgei, one DNA window encodes the following:
- a CDS encoding SpaA isopeptide-forming pilin-related protein has product MRNKLLYIGLILLLLTQFFVPALQTVAGSSDQPGRLDVSLQDSNQSEVTWLVDINKSQGSAEEISADLSLGSGLEKGAAPTVLNGKAEVQSSGNGYKIQMNEDAGAVSLLVTGKIIDPGQINYTLSATAAYQDGTFSASQTAQVIPDTTVNLEVQRSWNNVPEGVIHPEQSLSIVNANSGETVQSTTLSGDTNSHVFQELPEYNSNGEKHQYQLKADNLEHYEIVINGFSVTNNYNGPEPKADEPETVEAPEEEASDALDDDTPEEEELSTDKEDGESESAEGSEDKKSDKDSEVKEESTEESKEESTEEVKEEEEESKEEMKEEEKDDSKDESDEGRKDKESDEDSLSNEETPAEEKEEVTEETDQSKFEKVDDSGKSPEESESSDEEELSREFMEAFIYGWMLDLSMEELNEYLDLGDTELTTEEYELLMMYWIRDLTDDELLDMYSSLNPIDTTEPEPLNMMAVETEEEVSFTNFDEGCEWGVTSVDNTDFYRLPDDPSVKQQFIDVFGTWEVPEDAKAGDQFTLELPKELFRFVMTSHLFRTSDGESVGQIEVFEQTATFTLGVDGPESGTFSIRLLERNTGEVLTAGTYDLEYNAFYGDGLCPQTFETEAVIQFDLRVNENFLQKYVYDVTEDYIEWAIVVNAEDDPKVREFESISFNDSFVGHSDGDGRFTQTVDYFTPNDPDSDVRIFQIQVQDGTFDLEDGTQVTPGNGPSAVRLNTKKDNFDVDFGSNVRLDTTYLILVKTQRLDGFEEFKNCARITGSNFTAQFYSCASTKGSGIEEEFEFFANLHLEKLDENGQFLDGVEYTLFNADRETVAAGPEVVVDGRIVFEDLKTGLYFLKETKTVDGYVVDGRYYSVLVGDDEDADDDGNVPVKVMGMEVTEENPFSITNFKEAMIEKKINKTETELTIDRETDFTFDLSVNLPKDIADYSSFVITDELDDMLTIDGEEDVSVFADDNLFEGYDLEIDGQLITISITDFEGLDGIDNLLVELTVQINADAPGEIGIDNQAFLDYTNGSGTTGSLESNIVTVTPPITGQVVLTKIDSVTQAVLSGAEFDLQDADGKVIDSGVTGSDGKLMFDELAIGDYKLVETKAPDGYRLLLNPIEFSITAEDFEIELTVANTLRGYEIPAVGGMGTLGFYLAGLIVMLTALSAWIRGRKRTENIIKGE; this is encoded by the coding sequence ATGAGAAACAAACTATTGTATATTGGGCTGATTTTACTGCTACTCACTCAATTCTTTGTTCCCGCACTGCAGACAGTAGCAGGCAGTTCGGATCAACCAGGAAGACTGGATGTTTCATTGCAGGATTCGAATCAATCGGAAGTGACCTGGTTAGTCGACATCAACAAGTCGCAAGGATCTGCTGAAGAAATCAGCGCAGATTTGAGTTTGGGCTCTGGTCTTGAAAAAGGCGCAGCGCCAACCGTCCTTAATGGGAAAGCGGAGGTTCAGTCATCAGGTAACGGCTATAAGATTCAAATGAACGAAGATGCAGGAGCAGTGTCGTTACTTGTCACGGGTAAGATTATCGACCCGGGTCAAATAAACTATACACTCTCTGCAACGGCAGCGTATCAAGATGGCACGTTTTCAGCAAGTCAGACAGCACAGGTTATTCCTGATACCACTGTCAATCTTGAAGTACAGCGCAGTTGGAACAACGTACCCGAAGGCGTGATTCATCCTGAGCAGTCATTATCCATAGTAAACGCAAATTCAGGCGAAACAGTTCAGAGTACAACCTTAAGCGGCGACACGAATTCACATGTGTTTCAAGAATTGCCCGAATATAACAGCAACGGCGAAAAGCATCAATATCAGTTGAAAGCAGATAATCTGGAACATTACGAAATTGTAATTAATGGGTTCTCTGTGACAAATAACTACAACGGTCCAGAACCAAAGGCCGATGAGCCGGAAACGGTGGAGGCGCCTGAAGAAGAAGCATCAGACGCTTTAGATGACGATACACCTGAAGAAGAGGAGCTGTCAACTGATAAGGAAGACGGTGAATCCGAATCAGCGGAGGGTTCCGAAGACAAAAAGTCTGATAAAGACTCCGAAGTGAAAGAGGAAAGTACAGAAGAAAGCAAAGAGGAAAGTACAGAGGAAGTGAAAGAAGAGGAAGAAGAAAGCAAAGAAGAAATGAAAGAAGAAGAGAAAGATGATAGTAAAGACGAGAGCGACGAAGGCAGAAAAGATAAGGAAAGCGATGAAGACAGTCTCTCCAATGAGGAGACTCCAGCTGAAGAAAAAGAGGAGGTAACTGAAGAGACCGATCAATCCAAATTCGAGAAGGTGGATGACTCTGGTAAATCACCGGAAGAATCCGAATCCTCCGATGAGGAAGAACTCTCAAGAGAGTTTATGGAAGCCTTCATCTATGGCTGGATGCTCGATTTGTCCATGGAGGAATTAAACGAGTATCTCGATCTCGGTGACACTGAATTGACCACCGAAGAGTACGAGCTTCTGATGATGTATTGGATTAGAGATCTGACAGACGATGAACTATTGGACATGTATTCATCGCTGAATCCAATCGATACAACAGAGCCGGAACCTCTGAATATGATGGCAGTCGAAACGGAAGAAGAAGTATCCTTTACGAATTTTGATGAGGGCTGCGAGTGGGGTGTTACGTCTGTTGATAATACCGACTTCTACAGGCTTCCTGATGACCCTTCTGTCAAACAGCAGTTTATTGATGTATTTGGTACATGGGAAGTGCCGGAGGACGCAAAAGCGGGGGATCAGTTTACCCTCGAGCTTCCAAAAGAATTATTCCGTTTTGTGATGACGAGCCACTTGTTCAGAACGAGTGACGGTGAATCAGTCGGACAAATTGAGGTCTTTGAGCAAACGGCGACCTTTACGTTAGGCGTTGACGGCCCTGAAAGCGGGACATTCAGTATCAGACTCCTTGAGAGGAATACTGGTGAAGTCCTGACCGCAGGCACGTACGATTTGGAATATAACGCTTTCTACGGAGACGGATTGTGTCCCCAGACATTCGAAACTGAGGCGGTTATTCAGTTTGATCTTAGAGTGAATGAGAATTTCCTGCAAAAGTACGTTTATGATGTCACGGAAGACTATATCGAATGGGCGATTGTGGTTAACGCAGAAGATGATCCAAAAGTGAGGGAATTTGAAAGTATCTCTTTTAATGACAGTTTCGTTGGTCATTCGGATGGAGATGGCAGGTTCACTCAGACCGTTGATTACTTCACACCAAATGATCCCGACAGTGACGTCAGGATTTTTCAAATACAAGTGCAGGACGGCACGTTTGATTTGGAGGACGGGACCCAAGTGACACCAGGTAATGGTCCATCTGCAGTCAGGCTTAACACGAAAAAAGACAATTTCGATGTGGATTTTGGCAGTAATGTCAGATTGGATACCACCTACCTTATCCTGGTGAAGACACAGAGATTGGATGGCTTTGAAGAATTCAAGAATTGTGCGCGAATCACCGGATCGAACTTCACGGCTCAGTTTTACTCTTGCGCTTCTACCAAAGGATCAGGTATCGAGGAAGAGTTCGAGTTCTTCGCAAATCTTCACCTGGAAAAACTGGATGAGAACGGTCAATTCCTTGATGGTGTGGAATACACACTGTTCAATGCGGACCGTGAGACAGTCGCTGCCGGACCGGAAGTTGTAGTAGATGGCCGAATCGTCTTTGAAGATCTGAAGACAGGCTTATATTTCCTCAAGGAAACGAAGACAGTCGATGGGTATGTCGTGGACGGCAGGTATTACTCGGTACTGGTCGGTGACGATGAAGACGCCGATGATGATGGGAATGTACCGGTGAAGGTCATGGGTATGGAAGTAACCGAAGAGAACCCATTCTCCATCACGAACTTCAAAGAAGCGATGATCGAAAAGAAGATCAATAAAACAGAAACAGAATTAACGATTGACCGGGAAACAGACTTCACGTTTGATCTGTCGGTCAACTTGCCGAAAGACATTGCAGACTACTCGAGTTTTGTGATCACAGACGAACTCGATGACATGCTGACAATTGACGGTGAGGAAGATGTATCGGTATTCGCAGATGATAATCTGTTCGAAGGCTATGACCTTGAGATTGATGGTCAGCTGATCACGATCAGTATTACAGACTTCGAAGGACTCGATGGCATTGACAATCTGCTTGTAGAACTCACTGTTCAAATCAATGCAGATGCACCAGGCGAAATCGGAATCGATAACCAGGCATTCCTTGATTACACGAACGGTTCCGGCACCACAGGATCGTTGGAATCGAATATCGTTACGGTGACGCCACCGATTACAGGTCAGGTTGTCCTTACTAAAATCGATAGCGTGACCCAAGCTGTCCTTTCAGGTGCTGAATTTGATCTGCAGGATGCAGACGGAAAAGTGATCGACAGTGGCGTAACAGGCAGCGACGGTAAACTCATGTTTGACGAACTTGCGATCGGCGACTATAAGCTGGTCGAGACAAAAGCACCGGATGGATACAGGCTTCTTCTGAATCCGATCGAATTCAGTATTACAGCAGAAGATTTTGAGATTGAACTTACCGTGGCAAACACCCTCAGGGGATACGAAATCCCGGCGGTTGGCGGTATGGGCACATTGGGATTCTATCTGGCTGGGCTTATCGTAATGCTCACAGCACTCAGTGCATGGATCAGAGGCAGAAAAAGAACTGAAAATATCATAAA
- a CDS encoding helix-turn-helix domain-containing protein — MNNEYLFNQQVQVELVMFDPSEISELLVTYEKEAFHCILNEEFDLVEEHLSNLFFAIVKKENVNHLLILKTFYTIFICDLFHLTRLKEHNQLHFIVQPFALISTIQQWNEVSHFLSSIPWIIKKINEILVSVNHSPHHSQLVAQAINVIHQQIKNPDLSVQWLAEQLDVTPAHLSYTFSQQNGFSLSSFIRETKINAVLFDIEYSNLSLKEIAEEYNFRNYSNFIRSMKKQCGITPTQYKKNCIAITADAQM, encoded by the coding sequence GTGAATAACGAGTACCTCTTCAACCAGCAGGTACAAGTGGAGCTTGTCATGTTTGACCCGTCAGAAATTTCAGAATTATTGGTTACTTATGAAAAGGAAGCTTTTCATTGTATTCTGAACGAAGAGTTTGACCTGGTTGAAGAACACCTGTCCAACTTGTTTTTTGCCATTGTCAAAAAAGAAAACGTGAATCACCTGCTGATCCTGAAGACCTTTTACACCATCTTTATTTGTGATCTTTTTCACTTGACCAGACTGAAAGAACACAATCAACTGCACTTCATCGTTCAGCCGTTTGCCCTGATCTCCACGATTCAACAGTGGAACGAAGTCTCACACTTTCTGAGCTCAATTCCCTGGATCATTAAAAAAATCAATGAAATTCTCGTTTCCGTTAATCATTCACCCCACCACTCCCAACTGGTGGCACAGGCAATCAATGTCATCCATCAACAGATTAAAAACCCGGATCTCTCGGTTCAATGGCTTGCTGAACAATTAGATGTAACACCTGCTCACTTATCCTATACATTCAGTCAGCAAAATGGATTCAGTCTTTCATCGTTTATCCGGGAAACGAAAATCAATGCCGTGCTCTTTGACATTGAGTACTCGAACCTGTCACTGAAAGAAATTGCAGAAGAGTACAACTTCAGGAACTACAGCAACTTTATCCGCTCCATGAAAAAACAATGCGGCATCACACCGACACAGTATAAGAAGAACTGCATCGCGATTACAGCAGATGCTCAGATGTAA
- a CDS encoding type II secretion system F family protein, which yields MAIITYALTMLFIMYGLYLLKKERVKVHEERIAAIFNPERTAAVEAPFQEEELQGSLSKRILKPFWMKVRRLFKQRTSDKQFQKLEVKLEEAGNPMKMTVVEFRIAKLVVATVITGVFALLGFAASGTVMGITLYAGVGFLIAQYVPSFYLKSKTAERKKSAVKELPDFLDLLTVSIEAGLGFDAAMSKVVAKKEGTLSTEFQRCLEEIRLGKTRREALTGVKKRLNVDDIHAFIGSIIQAEQLGIGMVQVLRIQSDEVRARRKQRAEESAMKAPIKMMFPLVLFIFPGIFIILLGPAVIQILETF from the coding sequence ATGGCCATTATCACTTATGCCCTGACCATGCTCTTCATTATGTATGGCTTGTATTTACTGAAAAAAGAACGTGTGAAAGTCCATGAGGAACGGATTGCCGCGATTTTTAATCCGGAGCGGACGGCCGCGGTGGAAGCGCCTTTTCAGGAGGAAGAGCTGCAGGGAAGTTTATCAAAGCGGATCTTGAAACCGTTTTGGATGAAGGTAAGACGGCTGTTTAAACAGCGGACATCCGATAAACAATTTCAAAAGCTCGAAGTGAAGCTTGAAGAAGCGGGCAATCCGATGAAAATGACTGTCGTTGAATTCAGAATCGCCAAGCTGGTGGTTGCCACCGTCATTACCGGTGTTTTTGCATTACTAGGTTTTGCAGCCAGTGGGACAGTCATGGGAATCACTCTTTACGCAGGCGTCGGTTTTCTGATTGCCCAATATGTTCCCTCCTTCTATTTGAAGAGTAAAACGGCGGAACGCAAAAAATCAGCCGTTAAGGAACTGCCGGATTTTCTCGATCTGTTAACCGTCAGCATTGAAGCCGGCCTTGGTTTTGACGCAGCCATGAGTAAGGTGGTTGCGAAAAAAGAGGGAACCCTGTCGACGGAATTCCAGCGGTGTCTGGAGGAAATCCGGCTTGGCAAAACCCGGCGAGAAGCACTGACCGGTGTCAAAAAGCGCTTGAATGTGGATGATATTCATGCGTTCATCGGCAGCATCATCCAGGCAGAACAGCTGGGGATCGGGATGGTGCAGGTGCTGAGAATTCAATCGGATGAAGTGAGAGCGAGGCGAAAGCAGCGGGCGGAGGAATCGGCCATGAAAGCTCCGATCAAAATGATGTTCCCTCTCGTCTTGTTTATCTTTCCCGGGATCTTTATTATTCTTCTCGGACCGGCCGTGATTCAAATTCTCGAGACATTTTAA
- a CDS encoding type II secretion system F family protein, with protein MTPLLLTMLLITSTLVFLSILQLFVKKETVMEERVNRYLRDQPDPGSTKDEVKQKRKLPVPNFTQAKRRIRAALKKNNKNEVIELLLSQAGVPLKPEEYVMFRWISLMLTAGILYLISDSILLLVIGAFIGRMIPGMVVKSKKRKRIKAFNDHLPDMITTVVGALRAGFSFTQALKSVEEEASSPMKEEVGLVVKEMQYGMTVEEALNRFKDRVPSEDLNLMIQAIIIQRQIGGNLATVLEKISQTIRDRIQVQGQIKTLTAQGRMSGAVVGSLPIALGMILFLIEPDYVMVMFTHPVGMALIALAAVSSLIGFLLIRKVTAIEV; from the coding sequence ATGACCCCTTTATTACTGACAATGCTCCTGATCACAAGTACACTGGTTTTCCTCAGCATATTGCAGCTGTTTGTCAAAAAAGAAACCGTGATGGAAGAGCGGGTCAACCGGTATCTGCGTGACCAGCCTGACCCGGGTTCAACCAAGGATGAAGTAAAGCAAAAACGAAAGCTCCCCGTGCCGAATTTCACTCAAGCGAAGCGGCGGATTCGGGCGGCTTTGAAGAAGAACAATAAGAACGAAGTCATTGAATTACTGTTAAGCCAGGCGGGGGTGCCCCTGAAGCCGGAAGAATATGTCATGTTCAGATGGATTTCCCTAATGCTGACGGCAGGGATCCTCTACCTGATCAGTGACAGCATCCTCTTGCTCGTGATTGGTGCCTTCATTGGCCGGATGATTCCAGGTATGGTCGTCAAATCCAAGAAACGTAAACGGATCAAGGCATTCAATGATCATCTGCCGGATATGATTACGACGGTCGTCGGTGCCCTGCGGGCGGGATTCAGTTTTACCCAGGCTTTGAAATCCGTTGAAGAGGAAGCGTCATCGCCAATGAAAGAAGAGGTCGGGCTCGTCGTCAAGGAAATGCAGTACGGCATGACCGTGGAAGAAGCCCTGAACCGGTTTAAGGACCGGGTGCCCAGTGAGGATTTGAACCTGATGATTCAGGCCATCATCATTCAGCGGCAGATCGGTGGCAACCTGGCCACCGTTCTGGAGAAGATCAGTCAGACGATCCGCGATCGCATCCAGGTGCAGGGACAGATCAAAACTCTGACTGCGCAGGGACGGATGTCCGGTGCAGTCGTTGGCAGCCTCCCCATTGCCCTCGGGATGATACTGTTTCTGATTGAGCCGGACTACGTTATGGTGATGTTTACCCATCCTGTCGGCATGGCACTGATCGCCTTGGCTGCCGTATCCAGTCTGATCGGCTTTCTGTTAATTAGAAAAGTCACAGCAATCGAGGTGTGA